TGATGCCAATGTTTTATTTGAAAAACTATTAGGTGTTCCGTCGTATAAAATGGAAACGGTAGAAACGGAAAATGTAGTAACTTCATTTTTTCAGACAGGAACCAATAAAATTGAACTTTTAATGGCTACAAATCCCGAAAGTGCAATTGCCAGGTTTCTGGAGAAAAAAGGAGAAGGAATTCATCATATCGCTTTTGATGTTGAAGATATTCAAGCCGAAATCACGCGCTTAAAAAATGAAGGTTTTGTGTTAATAACCGACGTTCCGAAGAAAGGTGCCGACAATAAACTAGTAGTTTTTCTGCATCCGAAGAATACAAATGGCGTTTTGGTAGAGCTTTGTCAGGAAATTAAATAAAAAAATACAATTTTTATTTGGAAATAATCTACTGAAAATCAATTGCCTTATAAAAGAGAAGTAGTAAAGTTTTACATTAAATAAAAATCTACTCTTAAAATATTTGGAGTGAACCGAAAATAGTAGTAATATTGCAAACTCTTAACCGGTCCTATAGCTCAGCTGGTTAGAGCACCTGACTCATAATCAGGTGGTCCCTGGTTCGAGCCCAGGTGGGACCACAATTTAAAAAGCTTCATAAAAAATTATGAAGCTTTTTTTTGTTTTGGGTAAATCCTTGTACACTACAGCCAATAGAGGATTTGTATATTATAAATACCCAGTTCTAAAAATAAAATCACTTCTCTTTCACTTCAATTTTATAATTCACGAGGCATACAATTAGGGTTGCAATTCCATTATTTTGGGTTGCATATTAAATCATTCATATATAATAAAATACAAGTATAATGAGTACACAATCATTTAAGATACTGTTTGTGATTTCAGGAGCTAGAATTAATAAAAAAGGTTTAGTTCCTTTGATTTGCAGAATAACATACAATGGTAAAAGAAAACCATTTTCTACAGGATTGTTCATTAATCCTGAATATTGGTTTAGTGAGAAACAACAAGCCAAACCTCCTAGTGAAGAGAATGATCATATCAACATACAAATTAGCCTGATTAAAAATAAACTTAATCAGGCTTTTTTATTTCTACAAGTTCAGCAAGAAAACTTTGATGTTGAAGATATTCTCTTGCA
The Flavobacterium flavigenum genome window above contains:
- the mce gene encoding methylmalonyl-CoA epimerase codes for the protein MVNKIEHIGIAVKNIDDANVLFEKLLGVPSYKMETVETENVVTSFFQTGTNKIELLMATNPESAIARFLEKKGEGIHHIAFDVEDIQAEITRLKNEGFVLITDVPKKGADNKLVVFLHPKNTNGVLVELCQEIK